The sequence GGGGTCGCCGGGCTGTTCGATTTCATCGCGGGTTTCGACAGCGGTTACGGGGCCAAGCCGGAAGCGGGCCAGATGTTTGCCTTCGCCACCGCCTGCGATCTGCCGCCGAGGCGGATCGTCATGGTCGGGGACAGCGCCCATGACCTGCATGCCGGGCGCGCGGCGGGAATGGCCTGCGTGGCAGTGCTGACCGGGATGGCCGGGCGGGACACGCTCGCGCCGCTGGCGGACGCGGTCCTGCCCGATATCGGGCATCTGCCCGCATGGCTGGACGCGCAGGGCGACACAACCGGCTGAGGGTTTCCCCAAAGCGACATGATCCGTCGCGAACGGAACGGATGGGCGCGCGGGCCTGATGCCTTCTGGGGGAAGCCTCAGGAGAGCGATCATGACAGAGACCCTTACCAAACGCAAAACGCGCAGCGGCGGGCGCGCGGGGGCCAAGACCCGACGCGGCAGCGCGGTGATCGAGCAGATGCCGTGGAACCCGCCGGTCAATCTCGACCGGCCCACGGAACCGCTGACCGAGGAAGGGGTGCTGGCGATCCACGACGGGGCGATGCGCATCCTCGAGGAGATCGGGATCGAGTTCCTGAACCCGGAAGCGGCCGGAATTCTGGCACGGGCGGGCTGCACGGTGGACGGAGACAACGTCCGCATGGGGCGGGACATGGTGATGGAATGGGTGGGCAAGGCCCCGTCCGAATTCACGCTGACCCCGCGCAACCCGGACCGTCGGATCACCGTCGGCGGCAGGAACCTGCTGTTCGGCAACGTTTCGTCGCCGCCCAACTACTGGGACATGGGGATCGGGCGCAAGGTGCCCGGCACCCGCGAGATGTGCCGCGACCTGTTGCGCCTGACCCAGTATTTCAACTGCATCCATTTCGCCGGTGGCTACCCGGTTGAACCGGTGGACGTGCATGCATCGGTGCGGCACCTCGACGTGCTCTACGACAAGCTGACGCTGACCGACAAGGTGATGCACGCCTATTCGCTGGGCAAGGAGCGGGTCGAGGACGTGATGGAGATGGTGCGGATCAGCCAGGGTCTGACGCACGACGAGTTCGACGCCAAGCCGCGCATGTACACCAACATCAATTCGACGTCGCCGCTCAAGCACGACCATCCGATGATGGACGGCTGGATGCGCCTCGCCCGGCGGGGGCAGGGGCTGGTGGTCACGCCCTTCACACTCGCGGGGGCGAT is a genomic window of Sulfitobacter alexandrii containing:
- a CDS encoding trimethylamine methyltransferase family protein; translated protein: MTETLTKRKTRSGGRAGAKTRRGSAVIEQMPWNPPVNLDRPTEPLTEEGVLAIHDGAMRILEEIGIEFLNPEAAGILARAGCTVDGDNVRMGRDMVMEWVGKAPSEFTLTPRNPDRRITVGGRNLLFGNVSSPPNYWDMGIGRKVPGTREMCRDLLRLTQYFNCIHFAGGYPVEPVDVHASVRHLDVLYDKLTLTDKVMHAYSLGKERVEDVMEMVRISQGLTHDEFDAKPRMYTNINSTSPLKHDHPMMDGWMRLARRGQGLVVTPFTLAGAMAPVTMAGAVAQSLAEALCAVVLAQIIRPGCPVAIGTFTSNVDMKSGAPAFGTPEYMRATQMTGQMARFYGLPLRSSGVCAANVPDGQAMWETSNSLWAAVQSGTNMVYHAAGWLEGGLIASPEKFIMDCEVLQQIQRYMQPEICATGPDEIALDAIKAVGNAGHFFGIQHTQDRYTTAFYQPFLSDWKNYEGWEAAGSVWTPERAHHMFKEIVTSFEPPPLDIAIRDELADFVARRKAEGGAPTDF